From a single Eleginops maclovinus isolate JMC-PN-2008 ecotype Puerto Natales chromosome 18, JC_Emac_rtc_rv5, whole genome shotgun sequence genomic region:
- the ckmb gene encoding creatine kinase, muscle b, which yields MAKNCHNDYKMKFATDEEFPDLSLHNNHMAKVLTKDIYGKLRGKSTPSGFTVDDVIQTGVDNPGHPFIMTVGCVAGDEESYEAFKELLDPIISDRHGGYKPTDKHKTDLNFENLKGGDDLDPNYVLSSRVRTGRSIKGFTLPPHNSRGERRGIEKLSIEALASLEGEFKGKYYPLSGMTDAEQELLIADHFLFDKPVSPLLTCAGMARDWPDGRGIWHNDNKTFLVWVNEEDHLRVISMQLGGNMKEVFRRFCVGLQKIEEIFKKHNHGFMWNEHLGYILTCPSNLGTGLRGGVHVKLPKLSTHAKFEEILTRLRLQKRGTGGVDTASVGGVFDISNADRLGSSEVSQVQLVVDGVKLMVEMEKKLEKGESIDGMIPAQK from the exons ATGGCGAAGAACTGTCATAACGACTACAAGATGAAGTTCGCAACGGACGAGGAGTTCCCCGACCTGTCCCTGCACAACAACCACATGGCAAAG GTGCTGACCAAGGACATCTATGGCAAGCTGAGGGGAAAGTCTACCCCCAGCGGCTTCACCGTGGATGATGTCATCCAGACTGGTGTTGACAACCCTG GTCACCCCTTCATCATGACTGTTGGTTGCGTTGCTGGTGATGAGGAGTCCTACGAGGCCTTCAAGGAACTGCTGGACCCCATCATCTCCGACCGTCACGGTGGATACAAGCCCACTGACAAGCATAAGACCGACCTGAACTTCGAGAACCTGAAG GGTGGTGATGACCTGGACCCCAACTACGTGCTGTCCAGCCGTGTGCGTACCGGCCGCAGCATCAAGGGATTCACCCTTCCCCCCCACAACAGCCGTGGCGAGCGCAGAGGCATTGAGAAGCTGTCCATTGAGG CTCTGGCCAGCCTGGAGGGTGAGTTCAAGGGAAAGTATTACCCCCTGAGCGGCATGACCGATGCCGAGCAGGAGCTGCTGATCGCTGATCACTTCTTGTTTGACAAGCCCGTGTCCCCCCTGCTGACCTGCGCCGGTATGGCCCGTGACTGGCCCGACGGCAGAGGCATCTG GCATAACGACAACAAGACCTTCCTGGTCTGGGTGAATGAGGAGGATCATCTGCGTGTCATCTCCATGCAGCTGGGAGGCAACATGAAGGAGGTCTTCAGACGCTTCTGCGTTGGTCTGCAGAAG ATTGAGGAGATTTTCAAGAAGCACAACCATGGCTTCATGTGGAACGAGCATCTGGGTTACATCCTGACCTGCCCCTCCAACCTGGGAACCGGCCTGCGCGGTGGAGTGCACGTCAAGCTGCCCAAGCTTAGCACACACGCCAAGTTCGAGGAGATCCTGACCAGACTGCGCCTGCAGAAGCGTGGAACAG GTGGTGTGGACACAGCCTCCGTGGGTGGTGTGTTCGACATCTCCAACGCAGATCGTCTGGGCTCCTCCGAGGTGTCACAGGTGCAGCTGGTGGTTGATGGTGTCAAGCTGATGGTTGAGATGGAGAAGAAGCTGGAGAAGGGAGAGTCCATCGATGGCATGATCCCCGCCCAGAAGTAA